In the genome of Hevea brasiliensis isolate MT/VB/25A 57/8 chromosome 14, ASM3005281v1, whole genome shotgun sequence, the window CCATCCAAGCATAAATCCTCAAGATTTGGGACACTAGACAACTCTGGAACCCTGATCAGCTCCAAACATTGCTTgaggtttaaaattttcaaatttccaagAGCCTGTAATGAAATATCAATAAAATTAGCAATTGCTAATTAACTTCACAAAATGCAGCTAAATTTTATGTTTGTAGCACAATAAATCTTGCCTTATCTCGATTCCAAAGCTGTATGAGGTTGCTCCAAGGCATGTGAAGTTCTACAAGATTTTTTGGGCAAAAATTTGGTGGCAAGGATTCCAAAGGGTATCTGTCCCAGTAAAGGTATCTTAGCTCTTCTGGTAGAAATTCAAAACCACTAGGAAGCAGCACTTGTCCTCGTCCTGAATTAAAAACACTGGAGAAGTTGAGGAATCTAAGATTGCACATCTTCATGAAGGCTCTGGAACTTAGCACCAAATTATCCTTCGTCTCATACATGTTAAGTAATATGCCTTCAACATTTTGAGTCCCCTAATAAAATAACAACAAAAGATCATTATTTATCACATAATTCCACGTGAGCTACTGTTCTTACAAGActcaaatataagaaaaatgaaaCAAGAAACTGCACTAATTTAGTCCTCACCGTATCTGTTGTCAATACACGACAAATATCATTGTAATTCCATAACCTGCTGCGTGCTCCAGGTTGTTTGGATTCCTCATAAACAATTTCGAAGCCCATTTGTTGCAACAAGTCATGCATACCAACAACATTGTTTGATGAAATGGTTATGAGAGATTTATCAATTAGACAACTTATTGTACTTCTTGCAGATAAACCACAAGCATCTAGTATTCTCTCAACATTACCTCTAGGCTCCCCCTTAAAGAAACATGCAATATGAAGAAATATGTTTTTTTTATGACGATCTAGTTTATCATAACTTATTCTCAGGACATTTTGAATGTTCAAATCAGGAATTTCTTTCAGTTTTTTCAACTCACTTTCCCATTCTTCTATACCCTTTTTATACATATTAGAGCCAAAAACTCTAAGAGCCAACGGATTGCCTTGAGCATATCTTATTGCCATCACCGATAGCTTCTCATATCTTTCTTTGGGATGATCTTGTTTGAAGGCATATAAGCTAAAGAGACGAAGAGCTTCAtgatcaattaattttttaacctCATATATACACTTCTCAAGGCAAACATTTATAAGTGTTTGCCTATCCCTGCTGGTTATAATTATTCTACTTCCCATATTGTACCAATCACAAATTCCACCTAAAAACTTTAAATCGTTTGGATCATCTACATCATCAAAGACAATGAGTACTTTTTTACTTTGAAGTCTTCTCCTCATGAAAGCCCCCAAACGAGGTGTATCTATATATCCATCTTTCTCTCCTAACAATTGAAGAAAGATTTTATCTCGTAAAGCATTTGATGTTTGCTTCATTATTTCTTCTCTAACATTGGCAACAAAGCAGTGACTGTCAAATTTAGCCTTGATTCGATGAAATACTTCTTCAGCAAGAGTTGTCTTTCCAATACCTCCCATCCCCCAAATTCCTACAACTCGTTTATCATTTATTGATTCAGAAAATAATAATTCTTCCATTTTCTTCACACGTGATTCAATTCCAACTAAATCATCATTCTCATAATCACCTATAAAGGTGTCATTTAATTTCTCCAAAGCAACATTTACTATTTCCTCAACTAGTTCGGACTCAGACCTgattatatatgaaaaagaaaTGTTAGTAAGTCAGACTTCTAAGTAAATAACATGCAAGcaatatatatatttctatttAGAAAAATAAGATACTGATATTAAGTTTGATATTAACACTGTTTATATTTGAATTTGATCATggtgaaatttatttaaaattatggtATGTGCTATCTGAACTAATGATACACTGATTTTCTATTGAATGTTATGTACTTAGATGTATGTAAGAATTTTTTGTATTATATCTAAAGATTAATCTTAGAATTTCAATTTGCAAGCAATCTAATTAAGCATTGAGTTTTTAACTTTAGCTaaacattaatttttttctttttaattatatgCCCCAATTGTTGCCATATTATTCTTAGAATGTGACAAACCGACAATGTGTAGCGATCACATCATTTATGTTATGCATTTGCCCACAAGATGCTGTTTCCTTTTGATTTTGGAATTAGTATTTCATTTTCTCGTTCAATAAGGAAACGTTAAGATTTAGCCAAATGGCATATTCTTTAATTTATTgcttattgaattaaaaaaaaaatctaacattTGAATTTGTTACTCATTCTATCCaaacttattaattttaaatgattaaattaaatttttttaaataaaaaattattgaacactcaaaataaaatttaataaattacaattttatcCCCAAGATTTGACAAAACCTTACaatttatattttcaaaactacccaatttcatcttgaaatttggtaaaacttaCAATTTATTCCCTTAATTTAAACTTCACTTTACCAAATTTCAaaaactaaattgtaattttcttgTTACAATTCGGGGATAAAATTTGATTGCCAAATAAAATTTCTTTAGTCTTGAAAGGTTTGATTTAATtgtctaaaattaaaaaatttagataaaaaaaataaatacaaatattTAGATTTTTTAAGTCAGTTTGTCATTATATATTGATATTTCtttcatctatatatatatatatatatatataaaggttaAAGTATCTATGCATATAATCAAGTATTTATGATACATGAATTAAAATAACACCCTCAATATAAAGGTAAAACACAAATATTCTAAAAAATTCATATATTATATGTTGAGGACACATATGTTAAAAACTATGATAAATATGATGtaatatcataatcaattattTTAACATATGCCAAATAAGGGTAGTCTAGTTAATTTTCTTAGACTTTTAACAATGTAAGAGGTGAGGATGTCTCGAGTTCACTAtttcatttatatataaaaaaataattataaattaataattaagtgATTTATTATCAAATTCACCATTATATATATTAAGATTAACTTTTAGCAATTTGTTTGCacccaaaaacaaaagaaaaaaccgCCATTATTATTCTtgctaatataaaatatgaataaatagatTTATTTCCAAAAAGAAAACATATATAAGAAACAAACTAATAGTATCCAATTAAATATTTGTATATATATTGTTGTCATTTCTTTTTAAGATATACATCAATGAAATAGAGCCATTCATCATGTATCCAATTAGGACTAAAGTTATctctaatttaaaataataataataataataataattaaaataaaaacgttaaaaaaataataattaacttaCTTGATATTCCGTGACTGTGAGTCCCATCCTGCTAAGTTGCTGATTTCTTTCAAAGCATGGCACCATTCCTCCACCTTTTTTACTTCTTCTCCATGCTGAGCCTGAGAGAATGCCTCTCCAAAATTCCCTCTCAGCTCTTGAACATCAGTTGGATCTACACGATAAAAAACTGGTAGGACTATTTGTCCTAATGTTTTCTTGCATTGAAGTATCTTCACGAGCTCATCTAAGCACCATGGAGACTCTGCATAATTTTCAGAGAATATCACCACTGAGATGTATGATTCTTCAATTGTTTCGAAGAGAGAACTTgatatctcttttcctttatcaaGGTTTTCATCCAAGAAGGCTTTGATTTGTTTTCCAAACAAAGCTTTCAAGAGATGGGAGAGAAAATCCTTACGGATATCTTTGCCTCTAAAACTAATGAAAGCATCCCATTTCTTGTACTGATCTGGAGGAGTAGAAGAAGTAGAAGCCATGTCTGGAGGAGTAGAAGAAGTAGAAGCCGTGGTAGAAGGCTTTTTTGCAAGCAGAGTTTGAACAATGTTTCCCGTGAGAACTGAGTTTGAACAAGGTAATTAACAAAACAAATACCAGAGATGTATATTTTTTGCGTGTGGAAAACTGCTTTGACGCAATAAAAATTTATAGGCATACAGCATGATTGGAAGCACCTTCCCAGAAGGAACATATTATTGTTGGGGAAAACGAATGAGGGAAGACAAAAGTCATCATGCGATTGAAATTCCACAAATAAAAGAGCTCATTTTTGTCAACTTTTAggataaattataaattagtttttaaaatatatcaaaagCCACGTATTAATCCCAATATTTTTTACACAAATGATTTACTTCTAAAATTTGATTTCGTTAATCCATTAGTTTAAATTGActcaatttaaaatattttaaaaatatttaatatatatatattaaaaaataattacttatttaatttgtttaactaattcaaatttaaaatccCATCAATAGATTAAAATTCAttagttaaaattaattaattttaaaataaaagaggTTCACATCTAACAATGTAGTCAAAGGGCCAACAAAAGCTATGGCTTGTTTCAGTAATTACCCAAAAAAAGGCAACAAAATACTTGAAATACTATGCAATTTCTAGGAAGCTAACTTTGTATTAAAGACAGTTGAGGAGTTGACTTGTTGGATGCAAATTTTTTCAAGGAAAATATACTTTTAAGTTGGCTTGACTTCTATAAAGGCATAAACAAAATGACTCGAAATTACTTTATGCACCTTCTAAGATATGAGAGAGATTATTGTGTATTCCTGAAATATATATTCCCTCTCTCACAggacatgagactcactatttctTTAATTCAAGGAATAAttataattatgtatatataaatttttttatttttttattttctgattttttttaattgatgaaatgagaacttttttttttctgattttcTATGGTATAGCAATCCATCTCTTTTTGTCTAAAACACTGAAAAATATTCACTAAAACATATTTTCTTTACAtacaaatttaaatatttttatttaaaaagatagaaataaaattttTGGATACATTACATCACAATTATACCTtaatttttttactaaaaaaattataccttcatgttaaaaaaattatccaaatttaaaagtcaaataaaattgaaaaaagtgcttaaagttttttttttaatcaggtatattttcaaatgaattttgattttaatatgtCAATAAAATATCCTAATttataaattcattaaaaaatataaaagtttgatttctaaatctaggtcTTAGAAAGTCTATCaagttaaataataataaattatcattAAGTGaaacataatttttattaaataattaaattaggtGTTTTGTCAATATGAttaggttaaccaaatcaaaataatataaaaaaaaagtccACGTCCAAATCAattcaaattaaaaagaaaattcacctatattattcatttcatgtttattataaattaaaattaaaaatattagattaaATGTAATAACGTGCTATTTCGGTAACTTGACTTGGTTGTTTCTCTTTGGATGATTTCCACTCTTACTTATATCcaaagaaaaatataataatgTGCAAAATGTCTCTATTAGCGGAGAGAAAACAGAAGAGCCAAAGTTTGAAGAACAAGGAaaggaataaataaataaaaaatagtaaaatttacttttaaatacatatgaaaaatgaATTTTCTATATATCTTTATGCATACTCAGAATGCTTCAAATTTAACAAAAATTCTAAGAAACAAAACTAATGGATTAATGATAATTTATTATGAAACGCAGCATATAGAAAATGAATGGACGTAAAAGAAAAGAACCAAGCTGACAAAGCAAAATGAAGAAATGGTGCGGAGAAGCATAAGTAAAACGGTGCGTGCTGGAAAGATCTAAGGCAGAGCAAGAGATGGATTCCCGCGTTTCTCAACAGATCTATCAACTAACAACAGGTTAGTTACAGCTGCAGTTAGTTAGAAACCCTTCCTTGCCTCGAATTCAGCCTTGTTTCATTGTTTCTTTTCACCAAGGATGCGAAAATAAAGGGGAGAAGAAGGCGGACAGCAACTCTCCCTTGCCAACCATGACATCCCCGGCGTCAATCGGACTTCCTCGCCTCTTACTCACTTCCTCCAGCCGTCGATAAGCCCTTCTGTAATCACAATTGTAGTCGACGGACGGTCAAcagagagaagaaattgaaagttTTGAAGCCCGAAGCTGTGAGTTTGTTTGCTACAATCTCTTTAATTCTATATTTGCGGCATTAGATAAGTCTGAAATTCTGATCAAGTCCTTAGAGTGGCTGAGGTCCATCAGTTTCAAATTTCCAAGAGGCTGTAAATTTTATCTAAATCAAAAACTTAATTAATTAGTCTTCAAAAATAAGTATTTCATGATGAAATAAGATTATTTTAAATCaggaatattaaatttatatttatgatTTTCGTTTAGAAATTCAGTTAAAAGCAAATAATCAAAAAAATTAAGCATTCGAATTAATGAAACTTTTAATATAAGGGCAGCCATATAAAGCTTTAAGAAATAGGTTGGTGGGAATTTTCATGCCCAGATAAAACCGAGAGGTAAACTAAAAGGAATCCTTGGGATCCGCAATTTAATATCTGCTTTAAATTCAAGTTCTGCGTCTAACCAACCGAGCTGCAGACTACTAACTAGTGAGTGAGCAATTGTTTTTAATGCAAAGCCACAATGTCTTGGTATGCATTATTTGCTTGCTTGTATTGCTTCTCTAGTTCTTGTCCTGTGTGTGTTTGCTAGAACTTCACTTCTCTAGTCCTCGAATTGAATTTCTTTGCAATTTTGTTGCTCACACAGATAGATGGAAAAAATGAAGGAGATAAATGCAACAAAGACTTTAGAATTCATTGCTCATCGAGCAATAAGTGAAATTCAATAAATGAAATTCAATAGTAAAATAAGAGATTATTTTATCATCATAGTAATTGTCGTCTATTTCATAGTCATTGTCGTCTTTCAAGCATACAAACGGAGCTTATTTTATCCTGATGAGATCATTGGATCCTTttattgtcttcttcttcttcttcttcttcttcttcttcttctcttcattgacatgaaattattaatattttatcagTAATGTATTGAAACTTCATAGCTTGTGTTAATGGACTTGAGGAAATGCATGAGGAAGGAAGCATGCCTTGTGTTGCAACAGATGCTTTTCAAATACGTCCTCCGTTACTTTCTCACATACATCCTTGtccaaattgatgcaattatgaaAGTCAAGATATGATTCTTCGTTTTTGTATTCATATAATAAGTCTTCATCTTTGTCTTCTAAGCATGGAAGCTCTGGTAAAGATTTAAGTCTCTTGCAATCATTTAATCCAAGATATTTCAAATTCGGCAGTTGTTTAATGCTTGCAGGTACGCTCTCAAAATTGTTTCCACATAAATGTAAATGTAACAATGACACTAAATCACAAATACTCTGGGGAATTTCTAATATACCAGTGTCACGTAAATCAATCCTCCATGAACGGGACAAACCTGTCAAAGGAAGCAATGCCAAACCTTCACATACACCACGCGCCAAGTCTACCAAATTTTTCAGTTGATTGATGGCGGATGGTAATGTTTTCATTCCACTTGCATTTATGCAAAGTAACTCCCGTAATTCTAAATCCCCTATGTTATCTGGCAATTCAATGACATTCTATTATGTACTGCATAAGCGTGTAAActgtaaagaaataaagcaaaatatcaatatttatgtggttcaccctctcaacatagaaCTACATTCtactatcatcaataaataatCATCAATTTACAAGCTTAAAGCTATACTACCCATAAACCCAATTATACCCAAGAGAATCCATACTACATCAAACTGTtcatagtaaatacattagttaaTCCCTTTTAGTCTCCTCTGagtataacccaatatatttgcTATTACAATACTATACCACAAAGAGTGTCTTCAACTATATAGGCAaagccctctcaccaatggataAAAATCATTTCCTCTTAAATTTTATGTCTTTTTTCTACCATAGGCTCAAGCGTATTTTCACTACAATGGGCAAAAGCCCCTCATCATTGGGCAGAAGCCCCTCATCATTGGGCAGAACTAAATCCTCAACAATTGGCAAGACTTCTCTTTATAATGGCCAATAGCCTCACTCTATAAGTTGAAAGCCTAATAGCACTTTTCactattctcctatttatagtattaatttgCTCAATCCTAATCTAATTAGAAGTTCCacttaatttaggaataacattaaaataagagttctgctttatataggaaatattcctttatcttattgagaaatatttctccCACTTAAATGAGGAAAAGGTCTTTCTAAATCCCACtgggattttgagtcataattctaacaatctttACCTTGACTCAAAATCTATGAACTATTGCATACCTCCAATTCTCGGGTGCTTTCAATCATCACATATTTATGCTTGAgcttaaacacttcaaattatcaatctcttcaatctttatcttgggtgtaacttgcttcTTTTTTCAAAAAACCTTCGCGGCATCAACTTTCTTGTTTTTGCATCAAAAGCTCCACCTTAAATTCAACTCTTCACTATCACTATTGTTGCATGTGTGACTTTCTATATGTCACAATATCTCCACCTTCAACCAAACTTACCAAAATCATTctcatggctctgataccaattgtgtaTTATAACACTACACCACAAATTGTGTCTTTAACTATATGGGCAAAAGCCCTCTCATCAATGGATAAGAATCCAtttctcttgaattctatgtcctttctcTACCATAGGCCAAAGCCTCTTTTTATTATAATGGGCAAAAGCCCCTCATCATTAGGTAGAGCTAAATCTGCAGCAATTGGCAAGACCCCTTTTTACAATGGGCAATAGCCTCACTCTATGAGTTAAAAGCCAAATAATCCTTTctaccattctcctatttatagtattaatttcTTCAATCTTAATCTAATTAAGAGtctcactcaatttaggaataacactaaaataagagttctactttatatagaaaatatttctcTATACTATTGAGAAATATTAAGGTCTCTCCAAATCCCACTAGGATGTTGAGACTTGaatcataattctaacaatctctaccttgactcaaaatccataAACCATTATATGCCTCCAATTCTTGGGTGCTTTCAATTATCACATTTCCATGCTTGAGCTTGAATCCTTCAAATTATCAATCTCTctaatcttcatcttgggtgtaacttgtTTCTTTCTTCAGAAAATCATCACGTCAACtttcttgattttgcatcaagagctccacTTTAAATTCAACTCTCCATCATCACTATTGTTGCATGCGCAACTTTCTATATGTCGCAGCCACTCCACTTTCaaccaaactcaccaagatcattcccatggctctgatatcaattgttGTGCACTACAGAAgcgtgtaaattgcaaagaaataaagtaaacatacaaaatatcaatatttatgtgGTTTATCCTCTCAACATATGGTTACATCCACGGACATGCCATTTTCCACTATAttcaataaataattatcaatttaGGAGCTCAAAGCTATACTACCCATGAATGCAATTACACCTAAgagaacccatactacatcaaattgctcataataaatatattagttagctcTTCTCAGTCTCCTCTATacataactcaatatatttactattacaacactacaccacaaagggtgtcttcaactatatgggcaagagccctctcactaATAGACAAGAATCCATTTCTCAATCCTAATCTAATGAGTTGAAAATCAAATAACTTTTTTCactattctccta includes:
- the LOC110636667 gene encoding disease resistance protein RPV1 isoform X1, with translation MASTSSTPPDQYKKWDAFISFRGKDIRKDFLSHLLKALFGKQIKAFLDENLDKGKEISSSLFETIEESYISVVIFSENYAESPWCLDELVKILQCKKTLGQIVLPVFYRVDPTDVQELRGNFGEAFSQAQHGEEVKKVEEWCHALKEISNLAGWDSQSRNIKSESELVEEIVNVALEKLNDTFIGDYENDDLVGIESRVKKMEELLFSESINDKRVVGIWGMGGIGKTTLAEEVFHRIKAKFDSHCFVANVREEIMKQTSNALRDKIFLQLLGEKDGYIDTPRLGAFMRRRLQSKKVLIVFDDVDDPNDLKFLGGICDWYNMGSRIIITSRDRQTLINVCLEKCIYEVKKLIDHEALRLFSLYAFKQDHPKERYEKLSVMAIRYAQGNPLALRVFGSNMYKKGIEEWESELKKLKEIPDLNIQNVLRISYDKLDRHKKNIFLHIACFFKGEPRGNVERILDACGLSARSTISCLIDKSLITISSNNVVGMHDLLQQMGFEIVYEESKQPGARSRLWNYNDICRVLTTDTGTQNVEGILLNMYETKDNLVLSSRAFMKMCNLRFLNFSSVFNSGRGQVLLPSGFEFLPEELRYLYWDRYPLESLPPNFCPKNLVELHMPWSNLIQLWNRDKALGNLKILNLKQCLELIRVPELSSVPNLEDLCLDGCSSLIEIPSSIGELKCLKELNLRYCSELHGIPQSICNLKSLTHLNMSNCLNVTDLPENIGDLEFLESLCISYSGIKALPSSINQLKNLASLQCSGCEGLTLPPLTGLSCLLNMELGYCGILEIPQSLVCLVSLRSLDLSESNFESIPASIKQLSQLKKLWLNDCKRLKLLPELPCLERLHASGCTSLESASTSFLFPEHEVEDRTITFLEFRNCINLDKEKVMEDVLETHLLKQEIVKLCIPGDEVPQRMRYKNQSGSSLSFTLDKPNLIGVSLCLVFYPKNHYGYPVRFTCEAQFIDKSGHNSKNFNFDFPYSWAVDELESKHVCLWNELFNMEDSFVEASFQFCLYKFSSTLQCVGPYTEGIIKCGVHPIYVRDNGGCRNKKRSRNQEDEEEEPSPLRLKPEQKPYNSTTTTAESY